The genomic window CATGGCTAGCTTCATGGATAGGGTTTGGATGATAGTCTAATAATCCAAGGAAAAGAGTTTACTTGGTAACAATTTCTTCTACTATCACATTTAAACATTGTATGTGCTAGCCAATAACGTAGACTTGTTTTCTACTCATTACTTTATTAAACAGTGGTATGCATAGTTTGGTCATACTATCTATATTGTTTCTGTAAAACAAGACATGAATGCAGGTTTATTATCTGAAGCAAAAGCTGAGCTGATTCATTTACCGAGAATGgggtttcaaaacaaaacaaaacaaacaaataaacaaaactgaaatgagtggaaaggaaaagaagtatgGGAAAAAACAGGCATAATTTTTAGAAGTGTGAACACAGGCTCATGTCAAAATCTATGAACAGAAATTGTACTATGAAGTAGCCTGTGCAAACGCAAGGAAGTTGAACAGTCAAACATTAGTCATTTGTTCTCCCCCAAGAAAGGGGGATAACTTTGCAGCTATCTCTAGGTAATGTGGCCTTTACTAAGACAAAACTTCCAGAACACATTTCTGTGTAGTACTCTGCCTTTGTGgaagataaaagacagagaagTCATGGGAAATAGGATCTGTCCGGGTCAGTAACAGCAATGACTAGAGTCTTGTAGTTCCTTAAACCATAAACATGCTCCTGGCTAAGCCTCCTGTGTGGACCAGCTTGATGGCCTTTACTATTCATCTCATTGTATCCCAAACTGAGTTAAATATCAGCCCATTTTTACCAAAGAGGAAACTAAGGGTTTGAGAATTTGTACTGAAGGCTCTATAGTCAAATTGAGTTAGCACCTAAATCTCCTGGTGGTaattgagttttctttctttttacctaaCTGTTGAATCTGAAGAAAGTAGAGTAACCTTGATATCAGTGTGAGCTGAAGATTCAGGGCTGCTTCTTACATGAGTATAATTCAGTCAAGCAACTGGATGAGCAGGGATATGGATCCCATGATTATTTCATGCTACTGAGTCATCCTTGCTCTGCCATTTATCTAAAGCTTGgtgatgtatttttcttttaacttctcCCTATTACAACATCCTTTAGGACATCATGTGTGGTCCTGTGGACACTGCCTTTCCAGCCTACTTCTGTCCAATCTCACACCCTATAACTTTCTTGGTAGATCCTACTCTCTTGACAGAGGCCTATGTGTTTCGTCTTCCCTTGACCAACCATGGGATGGATGGAATTTGCACAAATTCAGGGCACTAGAAAAGTTTGTGAATGAAACAAATAACTTTCTCTATCACCAGAGGTCAATGTTTTAATCTCTGTTGTTAAGTTTCCTCTTGACTGTGAAACTACAGTATTATTTCTTACCTCTCTGTTATGGTAGAagcaatgaatataaaatatgaagCACATAAAAGTTGTGTAATAGTGATGGTTATTCTTGTGCAGTCAACAAACCTGCATAGGATTCAAAGACACATGGGGGACTAGGAAGCTTGTAGCACCTCCATGTTGGAAACCTCCTGCCAAGGCTACAAGTGAATGATACACCTTGGCTGCTTATTATGTTTAATCCAAGCTACACACTTACTAGACAAGAATTTTTTCCTGTTCTTCTCGCATTTCTATTCCCTTCCCCATCACCACTTTCTCATTCAAGACTCGCCTTTATACAGGATGTCTTCTGTTGGTAACATCAATGACTTTCGTTTTCCGGCTCCAGGTCACTTCCTCCACAATGCCTTGCTGCAAAAGGACAGAGTCTCTGTGAACCTTGAATTAAGTGGCTTTGTTGGTCACAACTCTATTGGAACTTTTAGGTaatattcctttctttctcataaaAAATGATTGGAAATCAGGAAAATCTCATACTTCATTCATTCTCTTCCTATGGGATGGTTGAGTCCTTCCAAGGATGTGGCTGAGATGCTAAACTAGAACATATTGTCCTAGCTGGTCTGTACACAACTCAAAGCcacttctcttgctttcttggcatTTCTTTGCTTCTTAAATCTCCAAACACTTAACTCctgtgactttttctttttatattcttgaAGAATTTATACTATGTTTTCTACATCATAGGATctatagaaaaaattattttaatgaatatagtGGACTTTGCCTCCACATCCATAAGCAACAGACATGATGGGCACTGGCTTATTCAACCCTCCGTGACTCCTCTGTTGAGGATAGAAAGAGAAAGCAGCCTGTTCTCAGAggtatatcatttttttttttcataaactaACTAATTCCCAGGCTGTTAGCTGACAGTTTCATAGGAACAACAGGATTTCAACAGTCAGATTCCTAGAGGAAGGAAAAGCGATGGTATTCTTCCTTTGGAACAACAAAAGAGGCATCAGTCCAACTCTGTACTTGATGCTTTCACTCAGCAAATCTTAGCTGTTTCTCTAGAGCTCTCAGGTAGCTGTGGCCTGGGCTCCCAGCAGGAAACTGTCTTTGTTAATAGGATTGGCATTCAGCATGATCAGGAGAGACAAAATACCATTTGACACCTGCCTCAGTGCATTCTGTTCTAACAGGAATAGTCATGGGTCTACTGCAGTATCCTCTGAACAGGGCTAAGAGGAAGTCTGAATACCTGGAACAAAGTAGGAAGTGACGGGGTTTTTGCTTCTTAGTATGTACTGATGACTCACTGGagttttatcaaaaaaaaaaaaaaaaaaaaaaagacagaaagaaagatgaatgaatgaatgaatgaatgaatatatgctATCAGTGGGACTCTTGGCATCTTCTCTGGTGGTGGTATGAGCAGGACTATAATGCCCCGAGTCCCTCCTTTGGTCCCCCAGTAAAGCAATGAATTAGATTTGAATCCACTGATCATCTACACGGTGTTACCCCATGACATCAGCTATGCCAGTTGTAGCTGTTCAGGCTTACTGGTGCCAGTTCTGACTCATTCCTAACCAGCACCTGTTGGTACAGCAGACTAGGCTCCAGTCATATCATCTCTAGACAAGCATCTTCTTGGGCACCAGAGATCCAACCCCCAGGAGCTTTCTTCTAGTCCCAACATTCCTAAGCAGCTTTGGAAACTTGATTTAATCTTTTGGAGCCCCTTATTCTTCAGGTAACTTCAAGTCTCATAAAAGACCCAAGGAAGCACTCTGCCTATCAGGGTGTACGGAAATCTGCTATAAAtatgtctgcttctctttctgaggagACAGTGGTTGATGGATAACCTTAATGAATTctgaagagaaggacatcctctCTACTCTTAGTCCTAGCCAGGAATGGGGTGTGGGCCCAGATCTGGTCAGTTCTGGCTGGAACTGCTAAAATACAACCAAGGTGACTCATTTCCCTAAGAAGACTGCTGAGAAAAAATGTTGGTTTTCCCCTTGTGCTTCCTCTGGCTCAAATGCAGCTCTTAGGTTAGAAGACTTTTGGCACCAGGAAAGACATGTCAGGTCAAACCTGAAAAATACTACCCCTGGGTTTGAACTTTTCTTTAGAGTTCAGATAGAgctaagaagaaataaataaaaacacttccTCTGAGTTTAAGCTTTTCTTTAGGGTTCAGATagagttaagaaaaaaataaataaatatgtataaataaataaataaataaataagatttcttGTGCTTTGGATGCAACTGGGCTCTGAGCCTAATAGTCAATGTGACCTTCAACAAGTGCCTTGTGTTTCAGGGCCTATTCTCTATTCTTTGAACTTGTCAGAGTAAAGCCATTTTAAGTTTGCTGGGGGAAGTTTCTGAGTGTTCGAAGATGAAGAAAACAGTCAAGGATGCCTGTCTGtgttttattccttcagaacACACTGTCAGGAAATGGTTTTATTCATAATGCTGCCTTGCGTTTTCTCTCACTGTGATGATCACACCTTATTATCTTATctagatttattattattgaaaaggTCTAGTTTATTTAATTACAAAAAACTGATCGTCAGGTATGTGTGACAATTCACAGAGAACTGGCTTTTGTGGTGACCAGCCTGTGCTTTGTGACTGTTCTAGGGAGAAGTGAAACTCCCCTTTATGTGCACAGGTGCACAGAATtaggttgtgggtttttttttttttttttttttttttcacatcttaACTTCAGTCCTTGggagttttaattttctttcctattcAAGACTGTAAAGTTGGATTTTGAAGTTATATCTCTGTGGATATGAAATAGAAGATCACAAGTGCATGTCGATCTTTCAAGATCAAATTCTAGAGTGAGCAAAGGCTACTCCTTACTCTGTTCCTCATGAGAGATTCAGGattgacagacacacacaaagagaacttgcatatttcttgctctctcttaagtagctttgCAGAGGCCTGTTACCCCAAAAGGCGAAGTTTACAGCCCCAAGATCATTCTGAAATCCAAGGGTGTAAGCTTGTTTATTATGGGTTTTGCCCATCTCCTCTGAGACTAATTTGGATCAACTCTTGCCAGTTGTCATCTGTTTTTCAGTCTCAGTaccattttcttcatttaaaactcCTATGAGTTAAATCTACACGCAAGCTGGCAGAGGTtaaacccacatgaagactggcAGAGGTTAAGCCCATATGCAAGCTGGCAGTGGTTAAACTCATATTCAGGTTTCAGGGGTTAAACCCACATGTGGGCTAACTTGAACATGGATAAAACTGACAATTCCAAAAATAATACTCTCTCGTTGAGGAGGAAATCCAAAGTGAAAGTAAAAACTAAATTTGATGACCACCATGAGACCGtaaaatctaaaagaacaaattcagaaaagagaggagagaggatcataataccaatatttttttttaagcagaaaaAGATTATAGATTTGACAACGAGGGTGCAAATAAAGACCTATTTTGAATTGGAGgcaagaaaattatatttaaaaaaaaaaaaaagacgtctccaggaaaaaaaaaaatctcttattttttttcagtgcaaTAGTTAGGTTCCTTCATATTATAGAGACATATACACAATGTTAACAACCatgaaaaacaatacaaaacgcCCTCCATTTAACAAGTAGAAAAATATAACTACTATATATGGCAACTGTGAATCTAATACTGTACAGAAGTCATTTGTGGGTTTTACAAATAAATTATAGCTTAAATgccttcttaaaattttttttcctccccccttCAGATGTACACCAGAAGTTACAACAGGAAAAGTCCCGAGCCTAACAGAAGGCAAATTAGTGCCAGTCGAATGTTCTGCCCACGAGCTTGAAAAATTTCTTATTTGGCTCATGAAAATATTCGTGCAGTTTATCAAGTAGTTTGGGATCCACTTGGGGATGTGCCCGGCCTTTGGACTCGTGTAAGCAGCGGTCCTTGCCACTGTCTCGCAGGCAGTAGAAGCCCTTGGTTTTGTTAAAGTAGAAGTTCGAGGCGTTGATCTGTGGAGACAGTTTCAGGAACCTTTCGACCTTCTGGATCTCAGGGAAAGGGTCTCTGATGAGGCGGTCACCATCTACAATGTGGATGTGGCCCAGCGGGAAAAAACGCAGCCAGTTCAGCATATGTGCATGGTACAGGCTGCGGTTGAGAGCCTTGTAGTCCACATTGAGCCGTCCACCCCGCATCAGGAGGTCCTCGATGGGTGGGTAGGGCTTGTGTTTCTGAAGGTGGTTGTACAACACCTGGGTGTAGTCGGACAGCACACGCTCGGATGGGTCCCTCAGGATGAGCAACAGGCGGATGGTGGGGTTCATGCTGTGGATTCTCTCAGGCACTTTGGGCGAAGTGAAGTAGGCAGGTGTCTTCTCCACCGTAAGCTGGTGcggagaggagaagggcatctgggtgaGGTACCAGCCCAGGCCTTGGCTGTAATGTTCCTCCCAATCGAAGAAATGGACCTCGTTTTCAGCTGCGGCAACATCAGGATGCAGGCTAAGCATCTCCAGCAGGGCTCGGGTACCACCCTTGCGCACCCCAATGATGATGGTCTGTGGCAGCTGCTGTGTGGAACCATTGGATGCTGGACCTTCTCCAGTGTCCTCTGGGCGAATAATCACCTTCCTCAGAAGCTCTTGCTGTTTGAGCCCCGGGCCAGGAGCAGCCGGGTGGGAAGGCACAAGCTGGGGCTGGGCCACCAGCAGCACTGCACCCAGAAGCAGCAAGGTCATGCTGTACAGCTCAGGAACTTCACTGGGCCACACGCCCCTGGATCAGGAAGCGGCAGGAAGAATCCCTCTTAATTACTGGAACATGAGTGTCTCCAGTTTCCGATTactaggaaggaaaagaagaaacttttAATCTCAAGCAGGCATGGAAATAATCCAACAAACATCTATAGTCGTGCACGCCGTCCTCACCTCCCTCAAACTCTCTATTCTATAAAGGAAGGATAACAGACAAGGACTAGAGAGCAAATATTTTTGGGTTTTGGGACAATATAGTTTCCATGGCAACTCCAATTTCAACTGTACTTTTCTGGATCTGAAGCAGCCACAGACAATAGATAGAGGCACGGGTATGGCTGTGTTTCCATAAAACTTTTGTTTGTGGACACCAAAATTTGAATGTCAATTAATTCTCATGTGGTATTAAATATTACACGTGATTTTAAGATTTAGTTcgatggtgtgtgtatgtgtgtgtgtttgcaaataTCTGCTCATGAGTGCGGGTGGCATCAGAGGCAGGAAGCCTGGGATTCCCTCCATGTTGGAGTTATAGGCTTTTGTGAGCCCTCCTGTAGTAGGTGTGTAGAagtgaattctggtcctctgcaagaacattatgtgctcttaacttctgggcCATCTTTCTAAGTCTTTTCCATATTgattgctgtttttaaaataatctatgtACTTAGCTGTGCAGTTGTATAAAAGGGGGCTTTCCCAGTTAACCATAGTTTGCCAATCCCTGGTATAAAGAAAAGGACTAGAAACAGCCTTTCAATCATAGAAAGCATCTAAGAAATATCTCTCTCCTATCAGCCTCTAGCAGAGGCTCAGGTAATATGGAAGCAGGCTTGTTTCTCTATCCCATTTCTCCCACCAGGGGTTTCTATTCCAGTGGGGCGAATAAGCCCATATGGAGGAATGAATGAATAGTCCATTGCTTCCCCCAGCATCAGACTCTGGTTGCTGCCTCATCATAGACACTGTGTTTCTCAGTTTTGGGTCTGGTTAATGTATACAGACAGATGTGACAGTATGCTGAAGCCATCTCTGTCGCATGTACTTTACAACTGCAGCTATAGCCTTGCAATAAGAACAGCTCTGGTCAGCCACAGGTATGGGTAGGAGGACAATGACCCTAGCTCATGAGTAAGAACCAACGGCTACAGTTCAATCACTGGGTTTGGGGATAGTTTGTTGAATTTGGCCAAGGGAAATGTGTATGCACTGACTGCAGGCAACAGGCAGCAGCATGATTGACACAGACTGGAGCTGTATGTTAGGTTGATACTATATGAAGAGATGTTGACTCATTTGCCTAAAACCACTGAAAAGTCTTCATAACAGAAGACACTGAAGTGCATCTAATGGGATTAAAAAGGCAATATTATCAGAAGAGCACAAAGCTTCCTCGAGCACAAAGTTTTACTATTTATaaagtggctcacaactggcAGAGTTCCGTGTCATCACAACCACACAGTGTGGCATAGCAAATCAAGGTTAAGATCCTCACGAATTTATAGGTGATAGTCCTAAAATGTAAGGACACAAAAATGTCATAATTCATTTTGAAACTCAGGGCCCAAATTAAAAGCTGTAAATGGAGAGTTTTCGTGCTCACaaacttcctcccttctttcctccactATTTTGAACTGTATCACCTGTTGTGATAAAGTCCTTGCAGGACATCGACTGTTGGCCTAGATTTAGGAATTCACATAGATAACAAGCCATAGTTGCCACTTTGAAAAATGGAACTACGTTTTACCATTCTCACACAAAGAAGTAGAGACACTGGCTTGCTTTGGTCATTCACAAAGGGTTGGGAAGGTCCCAGCCAGGGGACTGTAGGATTTCTCCAGTCAgtgaaatgtttgcttttttcttcATATAAGCTTATCATTTACTTGGCCATAGTGCATTGATAAAGAGAAAATTCAATTCGGGGCTCCCAAATTTGGGGTCCTCAGACACAAggttatgttattttaaaagtggTTAAAAACATGAGCCCTAGGCTGGAGGGTGGCCCAGCTGTTAAAA from Arvicanthis niloticus isolate mArvNil1 chromosome 7, mArvNil1.pat.X, whole genome shotgun sequence includes these protein-coding regions:
- the Hs3st1 gene encoding heparan sulfate glucosamine 3-O-sulfotransferase 1, whose translation is MTLLLLGAVLLVAQPQLVPSHPAAPGPGLKQQELLRKVIIRPEDTGEGPASNGSTQQLPQTIIIGVRKGGTRALLEMLSLHPDVAAAENEVHFFDWEEHYSQGLGWYLTQMPFSSPHQLTVEKTPAYFTSPKVPERIHSMNPTIRLLLILRDPSERVLSDYTQVLYNHLQKHKPYPPIEDLLMRGGRLNVDYKALNRSLYHAHMLNWLRFFPLGHIHIVDGDRLIRDPFPEIQKVERFLKLSPQINASNFYFNKTKGFYCLRDSGKDRCLHESKGRAHPQVDPKLLDKLHEYFHEPNKKFFKLVGRTFDWH